The region TCATAgacaatcaaatgaagttcatTCTAGTTGGTAATTGTATGCCTGCCCTTTTCAGAAGTTCAGCGGAAGCCTGTTTGGCTTTCAAAATAACTTCTTCCTGTCATGGACAATCAAATTTAAAGTCACAATGAACACAGTCGAAAAGACGCTGCCTAGGTGGTAGCAGGGAACATAAAACAAGTTTGGAAGCCTCTCCTAAGTAATTCAATGAAATACCTCATCAACATTGATAATCTTTTTGTCTTTCATTATCCACAGACCATTGCACATAACAGAAACCACGTTTTCTGTTCGCATGCAATAAACCATGTTGGAGATGCTGCATATTAATTAAACAGTAAATATATAAGGTTTAAACAAATTTGGAATGACATGATGATGACAAAGAAGTTGTATTCAGCATGTCAAGATTGCAAGAGGATATAGAACTTATGTCACATAGTCACACAATTGCTTTATATAATGCTTGGGGAAGCCAAACCGTTATAGAATTTCAAAATCACCCTAGAAGAATATTCAATAGTCATCTAATTCAAAAATAGGTCATCAAAAATAAGTTATTAAAAAAGATTATTTATTTCACAAGAAGGATTGGGTTCTTACCAGTCATGAACAGGAACCATAGTCCAAGTGGAAGGATTGACAACAACAATGTCAGCCTAATAAAGGACAAGTACAGACACTGTCAGCTTCTGTTGGTAGAAAAAATGCTGAATATTATAATAAAATCATGTACATGGTTCTTTTACAACATTATATACAAAAGCAATCTGATGCGAAAGTCACTCTCAGTATAATAGGATAGTGAATAGGGTATGAGAGAGAACTAAAATAGGGTAAGGCCTCCTTATATATAAAGTGAACGAGCTTATGTAACCATCATGGGGCTTATGTCTTGGGCCATATGAGAAGTGAGGCCATGTATTCAAACTTCTTACCACTCGGTCAGTCAGCCGGAACTTTTTTGCCATGTATTCTCCTTACCTAGTGAAAGATTGGCGGTTATCCATTCATTTGGTCGGCCCAACATCCTAATGCACTAGCTCCAGACTCGGTCGATTAGCAGATTTACTACATCGGGGTAGAGCAAATATACTGAGACGGTAAAAGacgcacgcgcacacacacacaaTATGTAGAACTTGACATGACATGAGAAATCATAACAATCAAGTTTGGATAAAAACTTAAACGATTACAAATGTTTTTGGATCATAACATGAGAAATCACATTTGCTACACCACATTTAAGTTTGGCCCAACATTTTCTATGTACATGGTAAAGGCAGCACAACTAAAAGGGAGTGAATTAATAGCTTTTGATAGTTTCGCATGTAGGTTGTGATGGGAGTGTTAAATGCCATTTGACGAATAAATACTAAGAGATTACTACATAGGAAATTGATATATAGATGAAATTGAATTTCTCTTCAGGGCTGCACAAATTGCAAACATGCTGCAGAGTTCCGGGTACAGGTTGAAGCTTTTGCAACTCAGTTTGCAGTGCCAGGTTTTACACTAGTGTGTTTTCGTGTCTGCTTGTCACAAAAGCCAGTCATCTTGATGTGCATATATTTTGTGGAGCTACTCTCCTCTTTCCATTGTATACAGTAGTCAGGTTTTTTGCATGTTGCAGTGATGTGGAACGTAGTTCAAAAAAGTACACAAATCGGTATTAGAGTCTATCCGAGATAGTAGGGCCACCTGCTACCAGACCACTCGGGTCATGCTCTAGATGCCTAGTCATGAAGGGGGGAGGGGTGTTAAGATTCCCACATTAGATGAGATAAGGCATGAACACGAGTTTAAGCATTGAACTCTTCACTTTAAAAGTTgattttgtagggttgagttaaGCCCAACCCAAATTCTAATAGCCAATTATCAAATTGAATGTAATAGGTTTTACACAATAGTGAAAGTTGAGTTTTCACCTTAGATCCATAAGATCTTGAAAACTTTCCCTATATACATTCATTGTTTGTCAAAGTTCAGAAAATTAATCATCTTAACAACCAACAGATATAAGTTTTTCATGTTTCACTAGTACTTTATTTATGCAAAATAAAACATAATGAAGATAAGAAAATAATTAACAACTCTGTTCCCCTCGCCAAAGTTGTCTGCATTGAATTTAAGAGAACCTAAAAGGTATTCTAGCAGTTAGTTCTTGCTAAACGAGAAGGAGAAAGCCATAATAACTATAATAACAACAATGAGAATAAAAACATATATAATTGGAACCAGTACCAACCTTTTTCCCAACCTCAAGAGAACCTAGTTCATCATCCCATTGTACTGACTTTGCACCATTCACTGTGACCATTTTAAGAATAGTTTCGGCAGACAGTGCTGTTGGATCTGTAGTTCCATTAGCAAACACTTCCCGTCCTTTGTTAATTAGAGAAGCTAGGTACATTTCATCAACTGCAAATATAATGTATTAATTAAAGTTCCCTCTCAGTAAACTGTACCTAGCATTTTCCATCCCATGCTTGAGACTCCCACTATATATGCATGTAGGTTGTTTCCATGGTATATTTTATAAGTGTCTTGAAAATGAGAAATTCTTCACATTAAAATCCCTATGTGTATGTATACATGACACTAAggaaaaatataaaaataaacaagaaTTGTAAAAGTATAAAGTTGAGAAGAACCAATGCTCATGCGATTGTTTGATGGGGCCCCATCCGTTCCCAAGGAGACACAGATGCCAGCACCAAGCATCTCCCTTACTGGTGCAAATCCAAGCATTCTCATAGCAGCCGCTGGACAGTGAGACACTTTGACCCCTGCCTTTGAAAGAAGAgatatctgaaaattttgcatTTTGAAAGGATTATTTCAATTAAAGTCTGGTGTTGGATCCACAAAGTCCATATCAGCAAATACTTGCAAACACCATTGATGAACTGAATGGGCAAAATTTTACCTCATTATCATCCACCCAAACTGAATGAGCTGCTAATAGATTATTTTGAAGGAAGTGTATCTTGTCCAAATATGTAACAGTTCCATGATTAACTTTGTGAACATCCACAACTAGTTGATTCTCATAAGGTATCTCTGCAACATGCTGACAATTATGCAAATTCTAGTAGTCAGTATGTTTTAAATATGAAATTGAAACGAGTTACAATGATACCTACCATATGTATTCCGGTGTTGAGTTGTGCAGCAGCATCTCTCGTTTGAAGAAGCAAGTTCTCCGTAGAGTTCATGATTTGTCTGATTCCAAACCAGATTCTAATGCGACCTTGAGCTGTATTATTGTACTTGTGATAACTATCCTTTTGAGACTGAATGCAATCCTGAGTAGTACGAGAAGCCCAAGAAGAAGGCAAACCGTGACCAGAATCCATAGTTGACTGAGTCAAACAAGCACGCAAACCAAGCAACTCAACAGCGCTGGCCATTCCAGAAACATGTTGACCACCGGCTTCCGCAAAACAGGTAACACCGGAGTGAATGAGTTCGATGCCGCAAAGTAAAGTAGAGAGATAAGAATCGTGTTGGGACATGGCGGATTCGTAAGGCCAAATGCGGTGGTGGAGCCATGTGACTAAGTCAACGTCATCGGCGATGCctctggcaagttgttgggagGTGTGAACGTGTGTGTTGATGAGTCCGGGGAGGATGACGTGGCCGGTGAGATCGATGAGGTGGTCGGCGAGATGAGAGAAGTCGGAGAGAATCTGTTGGGAATGTCCGATTGCTTTGATTCGATCGAGATGAATAACGATAGCTCCGTCTTTAAAAACTCGTAGATGATGGTCCATGGTTATGATAACACAACCGTACATTACAGTGATTGCGCAACCATTCTCCTCTTTCTCTTTCTCCATCCTCACTCCCTCCTCTTTCTCTCAAactctttctttctttttttaaaaaaaaaaaaaaagatgatTTAGGTACTAATAAGATGTAAAATATTTCACTTATGATTGTGAGTGTGCATTTATATGTTATCCACTCATTATCACAATTTGAAATAATAGAAGAAATTCTACTTTTACTTGAATGCAATGTTGTATGGTCAAATGTAGTGAAGTTGGACAATGAATAAGATTTTGTTCATAGACCCACTAAggtagattttgagaatttttCAACTCTATTAATGAAGTCAATTGTGAGAGATAAATTATTCTTTTGGAAAAAGATACGGACAAAGATAATTGTGAGGGAAAGACCTATATTGTGGAAAAAGACGTAGAAAACTACAATTGGGAGACTATTATTTCATCCATTCTTTTCTAAATGtcatttttttttttaaattattattttttaattgtGATTTATAAATTTCAAGATAATATTAATtacatttttttcaaaaataccTTTAAGTAATTATTACGGTGAaagagaaaaagtaaaataaatataataaataattaagggtattatagataaaagaaaaattattatttgaaaaacaataataattattaatatttttgatatacgtaaaaaaaaataaaaaaataataacaCTTACTATATTGGAATAACACAATGATCGTAGGGTGGCCTTTTACATAGCAGAAGAGGGAGTAAATTGTAATCCTAATATAGAGGCATTGAATTGTAATTATGATATTGATCTGATTCTATAGTTTAAAGTTAAGATATGGGACAATAAATGATGCCAGTGAAGACAATATTTTGAAAGTATATTTTTAAGATCAGAGGGATGATTTTGATTT is a window of Lathyrus oleraceus cultivar Zhongwan6 chromosome 6, CAAS_Psat_ZW6_1.0, whole genome shotgun sequence DNA encoding:
- the LOC127092493 gene encoding uncharacterized protein LOC127092493, encoding MEKEKEENGCAITVMYGCVIITMDHHLRVFKDGAIVIHLDRIKAIGHSQQILSDFSHLADHLIDLTGHVILPGLINTHVHTSQQLARGIADDVDLVTWLHHRIWPYESAMSQHDSYLSTLLCGIELIHSGVTCFAEAGGQHVSGMASAVELLGLRACLTQSTMDSGHGLPSSWASRTTQDCIQSQKDSYHKYNNTAQGRIRIWFGIRQIMNSTENLLLQTRDAAAQLNTGIHMHVAEIPYENQLVVDVHKVNHGTVTYLDKIHFLQNNLLAAHSVWVDDNEISLLSKAGVKVSHCPAAAMRMLGFAPVREMLGAGICVSLGTDGAPSNNRMSIVDEMYLASLINKGREVFANGTTDPTALSAETILKMVTVNGAKSVQWDDELGSLEVGKKADIVVVNPSTWTMVPVHDCISNMVYCMRTENVVSVMCNGLWIMKDKKIINVDEEEVILKAKQASAELLKRAGIQLPTRMNFI